The sequence TCCACCGTCCGCGAGGACTACAAGGACGCCCCACGCTGCCGCAACACCCTGTGGGCGACGGGCGCGAGCCGCAACTACGAGGACACGGACCACGAGGCCGTACGGGAGTTCCGCGACGGCACGAAGTCCCTGAAGACCCGCTCGCAGTGGCAGGTGGAGGGCTGGGCCGCCGCGATGTGGTTCACGGACGCGGCCCGGTCCTGCGCCGAAACGGGCGTCACGCGCGCGTGCGTCGACCGCTTCATGGCGGACGGGAAGCCGTACACCGCCGACGGCCTGCTGCTGCCGGTCCGCTTCGAGCACCTGCCCGAGCCGCCGAGGACGCGCAGGACCTGCCTGTCGGTGGCCCGCTGGGAGGACGCCCGGGGATGGGTGAGCCAGGGGGACATGAACAGCCAGTGCTACGACGTCCCGCAACTCTCCTACAAGCCCTGATGCACAGGAGCGCGAAAAGGTTCCCCCATCTGGCTACCGATGGCGCAACTGTTCGGGAACAGAGTGATAAGGAAGCCCAACCATCCCGTCAGTACCCCGGTCTAACCCTCTGGTAGCTGGATGAGCCGGAGATACGGGGACGCATGCAGATTTCTTTCCTTATACACAACGCCTACGGAATCGGTGGGACGATCCGGACGACGTACAACCTTGCGAACACCCTTGCCGAGCAGCACGACGTCGAGATCGTCTCCGTTCTCCGTCACCGTGAGGAGCCGGTCTTCGCACGGAACCCCCGCGTGCGCCTGCGCCACCTCGTCGACCTCCGCAAGGGACGCCCCGGATACGAGGGCGACGACCCCGAGCATCTGAGGCCGGCCCGGGTCTTCCCGAAAGGAGAGCTCCGCTACGACCAGTACAGCGCCCTGACCGACCGCCGTATCGCCGAGCACCTCTCCACGGTCGACGCCGACGTCGTGGTCGGGACCCGCCCCGGCCTGAACGTGCATCTGGCCCGCGAGACCAGGCGCGGCCCGGCCCGCGTCGGCCAGGAGCACCTCACCCTCGACAGCCACTCCGTCGGGCTGCGCACGGAACTGCGCGGCGCCTACCCCCGGCTCGACGCGGTCGCCACGACCACGGAGGCGGACGCCACCGCGTACCGCACGAAGATGCGACTGCCCGGCGTCCATGTCGAGGCCGTGCCCAACTCGGTGCCCGCGCCCGGCATAGAGCCCGCCGACGGCACCGGCAAATGGGTCGTCGCGGCCGGCCGGCTCGCCCCGGTCAAGCGGTACGACCTGCTGATCAAGGCCTTCGACCTGGTGCGCGCCCAGCGGCCCGACTGGCGCCTGAGGATCTACGGCAGCGGAAAGCAGAAGGACAAGCTGCGTCACCTCATCGACGAACTCGGCCTCTACAACCACGTATTACTGATGGGCGCGGCCAACCCCATCGAGCCCGAGTGGGCCAAGGGCTCCATCGCCGCCGTCACCTCCAGCCTCGAATCCTTCGGCATGACCATCGTCGAGGCCATGCGCTGCGGCCTGCCCGTCGTCTCCACCGACTGCCCGCACGGCCCGGGGGAGATCATCGACAACGGTGTCGACGGACGCCTCGTGCAGGTCGGGAACGTCGAGGCCATCGCAGGGGGCCTGCTCGAACTCATCAACGACGACGCGCTGCGCCGGCAGATGGCGGACGCGGCGCTCAAGGACTCCGAGCGCTTCGACCCGGCACGGATCGCCGAGCGCTACGAATCGATCTTCAGCGGTCTCGTCTCGCGCGGCGGCACCTCGAGGATCGGCCGGGTGCGCGGCTCACTGCACCGCACCCGAGGAGCCCTGCTCGGCAGCGCGTACGCCGTTCGGGACGCCGGACTGACCGTATTCGGGAAGGAGCGTTCCGCATGATGACGCTGGCTCCGCAGGCCGCGCAGCTGCCCACCGACGAGGACGACGCCATGTCTTTGCGCGCCGACTGCATCGCCGACTCCGCGGGCGGACTCACCTTCGACATGGCCGAGACCGCCGAGGCGGGTGACACCCACCTCGTACTGCGGCACCGCGACGGCCTCCAGGAGGTCCGGCTGCCGCTCGCCCCGTCCGCCGACGGCCGGCTGCGCGCCGCGCTGCCCAGCAGCGTCGAACTGCCCGAGGGCCGCTGGGACGCCTTCGCGCAGACCGGCGACGGCGAACCGGAGCGCCTGACACCCGGCCTCAACGACCTGCGCTCACTCGTCGACCGGGTACCGAGCGGCGCCCGCGGTCATGTCGCCGTCCGCATCCCGTACGCGACCAAGCACGGCAACCTCTCCGTCCGCAGCTGGCTGCGCGCCCCGCACGCGGAGGCCGGCGAACTGCACATAGGGGAGGGCGAACTGGGCGTCCACGGCCAGGTGTACGGGGTCGCGCTCACCCCCGACGCGTACGCCGAGCTGGCCGGCCGCGAGGGGACGGAACCCGCGCCGAGGGCCGAGATCCACCGGGACCAGGCACTGTTCCGCTTCACCGTGGCCTACACCGAACTGCCCGAGGGGGTGTGGGACCTGTGGCTGCGCCCGGCGGGGGTGACCGGGCCACGGGTACGGATCGCGCGGCTGCTCGACGACATCGCCGACAAGAAGCCCATCTTCACGTACCCGAAGGTCACACTGGACACGGAGTTCGGCCCGGTGACGGCGGGCCCGTACTACACGAGCGACAACAACCTCTCCGTGACGGTCACGCCGGTGACCGCCTAGGGGCAGTGCCCCGAAGGGGCGGGGAACTGCGCGGCCGGCCACGACGCACCCGCAGACACCTCACCCGCAGACACCTCGCCGGGCTTCCGGCGGAGAGCCTTGCGGACAGCCGCTGTCCGCAAGCCCTGAAAGACTCGGCGCATGCTGGAAACCTCGGCAAGACTCCTGCGCCTCCTCTCGCTGCTGCAAGCGCACCGCGACTGGTCGGGCCCCGACCTGGCGAGCCGCCTCGGCGTCACCCCGCGCACGGTCCGCCGGGACGTCGACCGACTGCGGGAGCTCGGCTACCCCGTGCACGCCAGCCCCGGCACGGGCGGCGGCTACCAGCTGGGCGTGGGGGCCGAACTGCCCCCGCTGCTCCTCGACGACGACGAGGCCGTCGCCGTGGCCGTCGGCCTGCGCACCGCCGCGGGACAGGGCATCGAGGGCATCGGCGAGACCTCCGTACGCGCCCTCGCCAAGCTCGAACAGGTGCTGCCGCACCGGCTGCGCCGCCGGGTCGGGGCCCTGAACGCCTTCACCGTGCCGATGCTGCGCGGCCCTCGGCCCTCCGCCGTCGACCCGGCCGTCCTCACCGAACTCGCGGCCGCCTGCCGCGACTCGGAGCGGCTGCGCTTCGAGTACCGGAACCACGAGGGCGCCCCGACCCGCCGCACGGTCGAACCGCACCGGCTGGTGTGCACCGAGCACCGCTGGTACCTGGTCGCCTGGGACGTGGACCGCGGCGACTGGCGGACGTTCCGGGTCGACCGGGTCACCCCCAGGCCGCCGCACGGGCCGCGCTTCACTCCTCGCGAGTCACCGGCCGAGGACCTCGCCGCGTACGTCTCCAAGGGGGTCTCCACGCGCGCGTACGCCTCGCACGCCGTCGTCCGCCTTCATGTGCCCCTGGAGGAGGCGGCCGAGCGCGTCACACCCTCCGCCGGGACCCTGGAGGCCGAGGGCCCGGACAGCTGTGTGCTGCGCACCGGCGCCGCGAGCCTCGACGTGATGGTCATTCACGTCATGCTGATGGGCCTCCCCTTCGAGGTGCTGGAGCCCGTGGAGCTCATCGCGGCGATCAGTACTGCTCGGGACCGGCTTTCGGACGCTCTTGACCGAAGCGGATCTGCGGGCTCTCCTCCTGGCCGGAGCGGGTCTGGGGCGGCGTGATCGCCGCGAACCGCGGATGATGCAGGTCGAACGCCGGCGACTCGGAACGGATCCGGGGCAGCGTGGCGAAGTTGTGCCGCGGCGGCGGGCACGAGGTCGCCCACTCCAGCGAGCGGCCGAAGCCCCAGGGGTCGTCGGCGTCGACCTTCTCGCCGTACTTGGCCGTCTTCCAGACGTTGTAGAGGAACGGCAGCGTCGACATGCCCAGCAGGAACGCGCCGATCGACGAGATGGTGTTGAGCGCGGTGAACCCGTCGGCCGCCAGATAGTCGGCGTAGCGGCGCGGCATGCCCTCCGCGCCCAGCCAGTGCTGCACCAGGAACGTGGTGTGGAAGCCGACGAAGAGCGTCCAGAAGTGGAGCTTGCCGAGGCGTTCGTCGAGCATCTTCCCGGTGAACTTGGGCCACCAGAAGTAGAAGCCGCCGAAGGTCGCGAAGACGACGGTGCCGAACACCACGTAGTGGAAGTGCGCCACCACGAAGTACGTGTCCGTGACGTGGAAGTCCAGCGGCGGCGAGGCCAGGATCACCCCGGTCAGACCGCCGAACAGGAACGACACCAGGAAGCCGGTCGCCCACAGCATGGGGGTCTCGAAGGAGAGGGACCCCTTGAGCATCGTGCCGGTCCAGTTGAAGAACTTCACACCCGTGGGCACCGCGATCAGGAACGACACGAACGAGAAGAACGGCAGCAGCACCGCGCCCGTCGCGAACATGTGATGGGCCCACACGACCACGGACAGACCGGTGATGGCCATCGTGGCGCCGACCAGCGTCAGATAGCCGAAGATCGGCTTCCGGCTGAAGACCGGGATGATCTCCGTGATGATCCCGAAGAACGGCAGCGCGATGATGTAGACCTCGGGATGCCCGAAGAACCAGAACAGGTGCTGCCACAGCAGCGCCCCGCCGTTGGCCGAGGCGAAGACCTGCGAGCCGAACCGCCGGTCCGCCTCAAGGACCAGGAGGGCCGCGGCGAGCACCGGGAACGCCAGCAGGATCAGGATCGACGTGAACAGCGTGTTCCAGGTGAAGATCGGCATCCGGAACATCGTCATGCCGGGCGCGCGCATCCCGATGATGGTCGTCAGGAAGTTCACCGCGCCGAGGATCGTGCCGAAGCCGGCCAGCGCGAGCCCCATGATCCACATGTCGGCGCCGATACCGGGCGAGCGTTCCATGCTGTTCAGCGGCGCGTACGCGAACCACCCGAAGTTCGCGGGCCCCTGGGGCACCAGCAGGGATCCCAGCACGATCAGCCCACCGAAGAGGAACAGCCAGTACGACAGCATGTTCAGCCGGGGGAAGGCCACGTCGGGCGCGCCGATCTGCAGCGGCATGATCTCGTTGGCGAAACCGGCGAAGGTCGGCGTCGCGAAGAGCAGCAGCATGATCGTGCCGTGCATCGTGAACATCTGGTTGAACGTGTTGTTGTCGATGATCTGCGTACCCGGCCGCGCCAGCTCGGCCCGCATCAGCAGCGCCATCAGACCGCCGACCAGGAAGAAGGCGAACGAGGTGATCAGATAGAGGTGGCCGATCTTCTTGTGGTCGGTCGTGGTCAGCCAGTCCACCACCAGCCGCCCCGGCCGCTTCACCGGTACGGGCCGTACCGCCGCCTGCGCGGTGTCCGTCCCCATCGCCGCCCCCTCGCTCGTCGCGTCCCGGGCCTCCTGAAGCTCACGCCATGATGCTCGCGGGGCACCGCGCTCCGACAGGGGGCGTACACGGGTTCTGTGCTTGAACCATGTATTTACTGTGGCGGGCCAACTTCCTTGCGGCGCCACGGAATCGGAATGGAATAGCGGGGAAACGGGCTCGGCGACCGGCTTTCGGCCGGGGTATTCGAGGCCGCTTCGGCGATAGTCCGGCGCGGTTCAGAATTCCGTTCGAGGGCGGGCGGAAAACGTCCGGAACCGCCCGTTCGTGTGACGGCTCGACGCGCAGCGGATGATGTCGGCGCGGCCAAAACGAGTGTCGATGTCCTGTGACAGAAGCGTGACCGGAGAGGGACCGGTGACGGATGGTGGCGGGGTCGGGGTTCCCCGTCCGTACTGCGGCGCCTAACGTGGCGTCATGGCACCGATTCCCACTCCTCCCGCAGAGCCCTCCGACACTCCGGACGCGTACGTCGGCCTGGAGGTCGGCGGCGCCGAGCGGCAGGCTCGTGCGCGCGGCTGGTCCGCCGTGCGGTCGTTGCCGCCGGGCGCGATCATCACGATGGAGTATCGCGTGGGGCGGCTGAACTTCGAGGTCACGGACGGTCGGGTGACGCGCTGCTGGAAGGGGTGACGCTCTCCGCTGCGGGTCTCGTACCGGCCTCGTGCGGGCCGGTGGGGCTCGCCGCGCCGTTCCCCGCGCCCCTTAAAAGATTGCGCCGTTCCCCGCGCCCCTTGGGGGCTGGGGTGGGCGTGCGTTTGTGGCTTCGGGCCGGTGGGGGCTGAGCGCGCCGTTCCTCGCGCCCCTCAAAGCGGGGCTGCGCCCCAGCTTTGCCCCTTCAGGGGCGCGAGGTGCCGGGCGTGGGGTGTGCGTACCGGCCCGGCCGAACTGCTGCCGCTCAGCCACCCGCCAGGGGCCGCGCCGAGGCGGTGCCACGTGTCACTCGGTCCGACTGCGGTGGTCTGCGGCTGCCGAGAGGCGTCACCGGGGTGCGCTCCGAGCGGCTCAGGTGCGGGCCGGGGGCCAGGTAACCGGGCGCCCGCGCCGGCCGGGAGGCGGCCACGGGCTCACGCACCACCGGCTCCTGCTCACCGGCCGCCGGCTTGCCGATCGGGGCGAGCGCCGCGGGAGCGGGAACCTCCGCCGGTCCGGCCGGAGCCGCACCGCGGCGACGGTCGCGCCAGGCGTCGCGCAGATCGAAGATGCCGGACTCCGCACGCGCGATCAGCGGCTCGCACCAGGGCAGCGCCAGCAGGATCAGCAGTCCCGCCGCCCAGCCGAGCACGACATCGCTCAGCCAGTGCGTACCCAGGTACACGGTGGTCAGGCCGACGCCGAGGGAGACCACGGCGGAGAAGGCCGACAGCCAGCGGCGAGCGCGCGGCGTCGAGGCCAGATAAGCGAGGATGCCCCAGGTCACGACGGCGTTGGCGGTGTGGCCGGAAGGGAATATGTCACCGCCCAGCCACATCTCGTTCGAGCCGACACCGGTCGCGTAGTGCGGACCGAGGCGGCCCATGCTGATCTTGGCGGCGCCGACCGTGATGTTGAGCAGCAGCAGCGAGGCGCCCAGCGTGAGCAGCGGCCGCAGGGTGTGCTGCCGCCAGGAGCGCCAGCCCAGCCAGGCCGCGATCATCACAGCCGTGGGACCCCGCTGGCCCAGGACCACGTAGTAGTCGAGGAACGCGTGGATCTCCGGCCACTGCTGGTAGGGCCGGAAGAACATGACCTGCCAGTCGAGCCGGACCAGCCAGGAGGTGATCACGACGGCCCACACGATGGCCGCGTAGAAGGCGAGCGTGGACGCGAAGAGGACCACCCGGTGCCGGCTCATCCTGGGCACGTCGATGTGGGCCGGTCGTTCCGGCTCACGGTCCAGCCGGGCGAAGACCCGGTCCAGACGAGTCAGCTTTCGTTCGGTACGCACCCAATCGACGTTACAGCGAGTGAGGTGTGTTCCAGGCCGAAGCACCGTCTTTGTGATGACGATGTGATGTGGGATTGCTCTCAGAAGGGGGTTTATCGCCGTGGATTATGGAATCCCCCGTCCGCTCTTCCTTCAATTCGATTGATCATTTCGGAGCGGAGTTTTATGGCGCTTTCGAATTCGTTCACCGAATGCTCGCGTGCTCTTCTCCGGGCGCTCACCGGCGACCGTGAGTGATCACGGCGGACCGGAGCCGTTCAGCCAGAAGGCGCCGTACGCCGCCGACGCCACGGCCACCGTGCCCAGCACCCACGCCGACCTGGCCGTTCGCAGCCTCGCGAGGGCCAGTGCGAGGGGCAGGAGGAGGGGGAAGGCGGGCAGCAGAAGGCGTGGCTTCGAGCCGAAATAGCTCGACGCGCACAGCGCGAGGGCGGTGACCACCCCCGCGTACACCAGGAGCGGCAACGGCTGCCGCTGCCGTACGCAGGTCACGTACAGCCGGATCAGCAGGGCGACCCCGGCGATCAGCGCCAGGCCGGCCAGGGCCGACGGGAACGAGGTGAACTTGTCGGCGACGAACCGGGCGAACGCGTAGCCGCCGTCGAAGCCGTTGCGCCAGCCCGCCTGGACGTCGAGGTAGCCCAGCGGGCCCTTGCCCGTGTGACGGCCGACCCACAGGACGTACCCGGCCGCTCCGAGGGGCGCGATCAGGATCGCCAGGGCGCGCCGCCATCTCGGTGCGCCACCCGGGGACGGAGCGCTCCGCTCCCCCGCGAAAGAGGCGATGGCCGTCACCCACACGGCCGCAACGACCGCCGCGCCCACCGGACGGGTCAGGCCGGCCAGCGAGGCGAGCAGACCCGCGGTCAGCCAGCGGCCGGTCAGGACCGCGTACAGCGACCAGGCCGCGAGCGCCGTGAACAGCGACTCGCTGTACGCCATCGACTGCACGATCCCGACGGGCAGGACCGCCCACAGCAGCACGGCACAGATCCCGGCCCGCCGGCCGTACACGTGGTCCGCGACCGCGAAGATCCCCCAGGCCGCGGCGAGCGAGGCGACCGTGCTGACCAGCAGGCCCGCGTCCGCGTAGGAGAGAGGGGACACCGCCGACACCGCCCGCTCCAGCCACGGCAGCAGGGGGAAGAAGGCGAGGTTCGAGTGCACGTCGCCGTTCGGCAGCCGCACCTCGTAGCCGTAGCCCAGCTCGGCGACCCGGGTGTACCAGAGGGAGTCCCAGCGGGCCGAGAGCAGTTGCTGCGCGCTCTTGTCCCTGGTGGCGCTCCACACCGCGAGCGCCACCAGGCCCAGCGCGCGCACCGCCGCGTACCCGAGGAGCGCGGGCGCGGCGCGGCGCCAGGACGGCCCCGGACGGGGCGGCGCGACGGTCTCAAGATCGGTCACGGGCTCGATTATCGAGGGCGCCCGCAACCGCGTACCCCGGCGGGGGCGTGCTCGGACACGGGGGAGCGTGGTGCACGCCACACGTGTCCCAGGAGAACGTGAGAGGTCCGCCACCCGACGCCGGAGGGAACTCGCGTACTCTGACGTCTCACTCGCCTTTGTTGCGTGGGCCGGGACACCGCTCCTCCCGAGCCGCAGCCGCAGGGAGTCCCCACCCAGCGGATCGCCGAACGCGAGGGAACATCTGGGAGGTACGTACATGTCCGGGACGACCACGGCCGCCGCGCGTCGCCGTCGGGAGACCGGGGCCGGTGCAAACCGCTGGGTCGTCCTTGTGGTGCTGTGCGTCAGCCTGCTCCTGGTCGCCGTCGACGCCACCGTGCTCCACGTCGCCGTGCCCGCCGTCACCGAGGACCTCACGCCCGGCGCGATAGAGCTGCTCTGGATCGTCGACGTCTACCCGCTCGTCTGCGCCTCGCTGCTGATCCTCTTCGGCACCCTGGGCGACCGGGTCGGCCGCAGACGGGTCCTCCTCCTCGGATACGCCCTCTTCGGCGTCGCATCCGCTGTCGCGGCCCTCGCCGACAGCGCGGAGGTGCTGATCGCGGCCCGCGCCCTGCTCGGCGTCGGCGGCGCGATGATCATGCCCGCGACGCTGTCCATCCTTCGGCAGGTCTTCCCCGCCCGGCGCGAGCGGGCGCTCGCCATCGGCGTCTGGAGCGCCGTCGCCGCGGTGGGCGCGGCCGTCGGACCGCTCCTCGGCGGGTTCCTCCTGGAGCACTTCTGGTGGGGCTCGGTCTTCCTCATCAACATCCCGCTGATGCTCGTCAGCCTGCCCGTCGGGCGGCTGCTGCTGCCCGAGTCGAAGGGCGAGCGCGACGGGCCGTGGGACGTCGTCGGCGCGCTGATGGCCGCGGCCGGCCTCTTCGGCGTCGTCCTCGGAGTGAAGCGGCTCGGCGGCGGAGAGGACCCGCTGAGCGTTTTCACGGCGGTGCCGCTGATGGCGGGAGCCGGACTGCTCGTCGCCTTCGTACGGCGGCAGCGGCGGCGCCGGCATCCGCTGGTCGATCTGCGGATGTTCTCGCGGCCCGCCTTCAGCACCTCCGTCGGCTGCATCGTGCTGGCGATGCTCGCCCTGGTCGGGCTCGAACTGATCGCCGCGCAGTATCTCCAGCTCGTGCTGGAGCTCTCCCCGCTGGAGACCGGGCTGCGGCTGCTGCCGCTCACCGTCGCCGCGATGACCGCGGGACTGGTCGGGGCGAAGATGCTGCAGCGCTTCGGGCCGCGCACCATGGTCTGCTCCGGTTTCTGTCTCACCGCCGCCGCGGTCGTCACCCTGACGGCGATGGGTACCGAGGACAACGCTCCGCTGCTGCTGACCGGGTTCGTGATGCTCGGCTTCGGCCTTGAGGTGACGCTTTTCGGGGCGTACGAGTCGATGCTGAGCGAGGCACCGCAGGAACAGGCCGGCGGGGCGGCGGCGATCGGCGAGACGTCGTACCAGCTCGGGGCGGGGATCGGGATCGCGCTCCTCGGGAGCGTGATGAACGCGGCGTATGCGCCCGGGCTCGCGTCCGTTCACGGGGTTCCGCCGGGGGACGCCGCCGCGGCGGGGCATTCGCTGGGGGAGGCCTACGAGGTCGCCGCGCGGCTCGGCGGGGGGTCGGGGGAGGCGCTTCGGGTGGCGGCTCGGCACGCGTTCGTGCACGGGCTGCATGTGACGCTGCTGGTGAGTGCGGGGCTGTTGTTGCTGGGGGCGGTGATGGCGCTTCGGCTGCCCCGGGCGATGGAGTGCGCGGAGCCCTCGCCTTCCCGGGCGGGGGTGCCGGGGCCCCGGGAGGCGTCCGGGGCGCCCGTGCGGGTCGGTGGCGGCTGAGGCCGGGAACTTTCCCGACCACACCGCCCGTGCGGGGGCTTTCCCCGTGCGGGTTTCCCGTGGCGCTTCCCGCCCGTCGGCGCCTGCGGGTCCGTGCCCCGTGAGGTGAGCCTGGACGTGCGTCATGCTGCGTCGTAACGTCAAGGACCGTCAGTAGTTACCACTGCTAGTTTTACGCGCCGGAGGTCCCCATGTCCTCTTCCCCTTCCCCTTCCTCGAAGTTGCCGCCGTTCGACCCCAGTGATCCGCTCGGTGTCGACGATCTGCTGAGTGCGGAGGATCTGGCGGTCCGTGACACCGTGCGCGCCTGGGCGGCCGACCGGGTGCTGCCTTATGTCGCCGAGTGGTACGAGAACGGAGAGCTGCCGGGGATCCGGGAGCTGGCACGGGAGTTGGGCGGCCTCGGCGCTCTCGGGATGTCGCTCGACGGATACGGGTGTGCCGGAGCCTCCGCCGTGCAGTACGGACTCGCCTGTCTGGAGCTGGAGGCCGCCGACTCCGGGATCCGCTCGCTCGTCTCCGTGCAGGGCTCGCTCGCGATGTACGCGATCCACCGGTTCGGCAGCCAGGAGCAGAAGCAGACCTGGCTGCCGCGGATGGCCGCCGGCGAGGTCATCGGCTGCTTCGGACTGACCGAGCCCGACCACGGGTCCGACCCCGCGGGCATGCGCACGTACGCCAAGCGGGACGGCGGGGACTGGGTCCTCACCGGACGCAAGATGTGGATCACCAACGGGTCCGTGGCGGGGGTCGCCGTCGTGTGGGCGCGGACCGACGACGGGATCCGCGGCTTCGTCGTGCCCACCGACAGCCCCGGCTTCTCCGCGCCGGAGATCAAGCACAAGTGGTCACTGCGGGCGTCGGTCACCAGTGAGCTGGTGCTCGACGAGGTGCGGCTGCCCGCCGACGCCGTACTGCCCGAGGTCACCGGGCTCAAGGGCCCGCTCAGCTGTCTCTCCCACGCCCGGTACGGGATCGTGTGGGGCGCGATGGGCGCCGCACGGGCGAGTTTCGAGGCGGCGGTGGAGTACGCGAAGACGCGTGAACAGTTCGGGCGGCCCATCGGCGGATTCCAGCTCACCCAGGCCAAGCTCGCCGACATGACGGTCGAACTGCACAAGGGGATCCTGCTGGCCCACCACCTGGGCCGGCGGATGGACGCGGGACGGCTCCGTCCCGAGCAGGTCAGCTTCGGCAAGCTCAACAACGTGCGGGAGGCGATCGACATCTGCCGTACGGCACGGACGATCCTCGGCGCCAACGGGATCTCGCTCGAATACCCCGTGATGCGCCACGCGACGAACCTCGAATCGGTGCTGACCTACGAGGGCACCGTCGAGATGCACCAGCTGGTACTGGGCAAGGCGCTCACCGGTCTCGACGCGTTCCGGTAGGAATCCGGTGGGGATCCCGCGGGAATCCCTTCGGAACTTCCCACCGCGGCGCCGAGAGGCGGGTCCGGTGAGCGGGCCTTGCCTCAGCTCTGGTTGAAGAAGCCGTCCACACGACGGGCGGCGGGTTCCCCGCTGACGATCTCGGTATCGGCGGGGGTCAGCAGGAAAACCCGGTTCGACACGCGCTCGATGGAGCCGCGCAGGCCGAAGATCAGGCCGGCCGCGAAGTCGACGACGCGCTTGGCGTCGGCGGCCTCCATGGCCGTGAGGTTCATGATGACGGGCACGCCGTCGCGGAACAGCTCACCGATGCCACGGGCGTCCCGGAAGCTGTCCGGGGTGACCGTGCCGATCCGTCGGCCCTTCTCCTCGGCGGCTTCCGATGCCACCTTGACCCGAGGATCCGTGACCCAGACCTCACGGCTCCCGGTCTCGGATCCCTCGGCGTAGTCGTCGTCGTAGTAACGCTCGTCATCGTTGTCGTCGACGAGGCCAAGCCAGGCACTCGCCTTGCGCACCGATCCCATGGACGCCTCCTCTCACAGCGGTATTTCTTCTTTCCGCATCCCCATGGTCGTCCATGATGCGGATGTCGCGCCAAGGGGATAGACGCCGCGCGGGGGTTTCGTGACGGTACTGGTGCACAGCGAATTCGTCGAGAGGCCGCGTACCCCAAGGGTCGTGCGGTACACCGCTGCTGACTGTGAGTGAAATATGATTCTTCACGGCGGACGGGTGACGGCTGGAGCGTCCGGGTGAACGGAGCGCTCGATACGATGCCGCAGCTCAACGTCGTACACACCACGGGGGAACGTCGTGTTCGGAATCGTCAGGCCCTGCCGGCATCGGCTGGGAGAGAACCTCAAAACCCAATGGATGGCGCATTTGTGCGGGCTTTGTCTCGCGCTGCGCGGAGATCACGGGCAGTTCGCGCGGGTCGTCACCAACTACGACGGCCTGCTGATATCGGTTCTGACGGAGGCTCAGGCGGAACCGGAGGGGAAGTGGCGGCGTACGGCGGGCCCCTGTCCGCTGCGCGGAATGCGCGGCGCGTCCGTCGCTCAGGGTGACGGCGCACGGCTCGCGGCCGCCGTTTCACTGGTGCTCGCCTCGGCGAAGATGCGCGATCACATGGCCGACGGGGACGGACTGTTGGCGCGCCGGCCGGTGGCGCTCGCGGCGCGCCGCGTTGCCACGAACTGGGGCCGGGCGGGCGCCAGGACCGGCTCGGCCGTCGGATTCGACACCGCGGTGCTGGTCGACGCCGTGGACCGGCAGGTGGGCATCGAGACGCTCGCCGGGCCCGGCACACCGCTGCTGACCGTCACCGAACCGACCGAGACCGCTACCGCCGCGGCCTTCGCGCACACCGCGATCCTGGCCGGCCGGCCAGGCAACGCGGCGCCGCTCGCCGAGGCCGGCCGGCTCTTCGGACGGCTCGCCCACCTGCTGGACGCCGTGGAGGACCGGGAGGCCGACGCCGCCGCCGGTGCCTGGAACCCGCTCACCGCCACGGGTGCGGCCCTGCCGGAGGCCCGGCGCCTCGCCGACGACGCGCTGCACGGGATACGGCTCGCACTGCGCGATGTGGAGTTCACGGACGCGAAGCTGGCGCACGTGCTGCTCGTGCACGAGCTGCGCAACTCGGTGGACCGGGCGTTCGGTACGGCGTCCTGCTCGCACGGCGACTCGCACGACAGCTCGCACGGCAATCCGTACGCGCCGTCCGGA is a genomic window of Streptomyces sp. NBC_00414 containing:
- a CDS encoding glycosyltransferase family 39 protein — its product is MTDLETVAPPRPGPSWRRAAPALLGYAAVRALGLVALAVWSATRDKSAQQLLSARWDSLWYTRVAELGYGYEVRLPNGDVHSNLAFFPLLPWLERAVSAVSPLSYADAGLLVSTVASLAAAWGIFAVADHVYGRRAGICAVLLWAVLPVGIVQSMAYSESLFTALAAWSLYAVLTGRWLTAGLLASLAGLTRPVGAAVVAAVWVTAIASFAGERSAPSPGGAPRWRRALAILIAPLGAAGYVLWVGRHTGKGPLGYLDVQAGWRNGFDGGYAFARFVADKFTSFPSALAGLALIAGVALLIRLYVTCVRQRQPLPLLVYAGVVTALALCASSYFGSKPRLLLPAFPLLLPLALALARLRTARSAWVLGTVAVASAAYGAFWLNGSGPP
- a CDS encoding MFS transporter, whose protein sequence is MSGTTTAAARRRRETGAGANRWVVLVVLCVSLLLVAVDATVLHVAVPAVTEDLTPGAIELLWIVDVYPLVCASLLILFGTLGDRVGRRRVLLLGYALFGVASAVAALADSAEVLIAARALLGVGGAMIMPATLSILRQVFPARRERALAIGVWSAVAAVGAAVGPLLGGFLLEHFWWGSVFLINIPLMLVSLPVGRLLLPESKGERDGPWDVVGALMAAAGLFGVVLGVKRLGGGEDPLSVFTAVPLMAGAGLLVAFVRRQRRRRHPLVDLRMFSRPAFSTSVGCIVLAMLALVGLELIAAQYLQLVLELSPLETGLRLLPLTVAAMTAGLVGAKMLQRFGPRTMVCSGFCLTAAAVVTLTAMGTEDNAPLLLTGFVMLGFGLEVTLFGAYESMLSEAPQEQAGGAAAIGETSYQLGAGIGIALLGSVMNAAYAPGLASVHGVPPGDAAAAGHSLGEAYEVAARLGGGSGEALRVAARHAFVHGLHVTLLVSAGLLLLGAVMALRLPRAMECAEPSPSRAGVPGPREASGAPVRVGGG
- a CDS encoding acyl-CoA dehydrogenase family protein, giving the protein MSSSPSPSSKLPPFDPSDPLGVDDLLSAEDLAVRDTVRAWAADRVLPYVAEWYENGELPGIRELARELGGLGALGMSLDGYGCAGASAVQYGLACLELEAADSGIRSLVSVQGSLAMYAIHRFGSQEQKQTWLPRMAAGEVIGCFGLTEPDHGSDPAGMRTYAKRDGGDWVLTGRKMWITNGSVAGVAVVWARTDDGIRGFVVPTDSPGFSAPEIKHKWSLRASVTSELVLDEVRLPADAVLPEVTGLKGPLSCLSHARYGIVWGAMGAARASFEAAVEYAKTREQFGRPIGGFQLTQAKLADMTVELHKGILLAHHLGRRMDAGRLRPEQVSFGKLNNVREAIDICRTARTILGANGISLEYPVMRHATNLESVLTYEGTVEMHQLVLGKALTGLDAFR
- a CDS encoding cell division protein SepF gives rise to the protein MGSVRKASAWLGLVDDNDDERYYDDDYAEGSETGSREVWVTDPRVKVASEAAEEKGRRIGTVTPDSFRDARGIGELFRDGVPVIMNLTAMEAADAKRVVDFAAGLIFGLRGSIERVSNRVFLLTPADTEIVSGEPAARRVDGFFNQS
- a CDS encoding DUF5685 family protein gives rise to the protein MFGIVRPCRHRLGENLKTQWMAHLCGLCLALRGDHGQFARVVTNYDGLLISVLTEAQAEPEGKWRRTAGPCPLRGMRGASVAQGDGARLAAAVSLVLASAKMRDHMADGDGLLARRPVALAARRVATNWGRAGARTGSAVGFDTAVLVDAVDRQVGIETLAGPGTPLLTVTEPTETATAAAFAHTAILAGRPGNAAPLAEAGRLFGRLAHLLDAVEDREADAAAGAWNPLTATGAALPEARRLADDALHGIRLALRDVEFTDAKLAHVLLVHELRNSVDRAFGTASCSHGDSHDSSHGNPYAPSGPGAPPPPPEPPRRDRRGLLAGCAVWMGLACTCQMCCGEYHDPWSGESKPGFCQRGDGCDSCCDCCGCCDGCDCCCDGCGCDCSC